From one Streptomyces sp. NBC_01478 genomic stretch:
- a CDS encoding threonine aldolase family protein encodes MSTAIATTPASRAFISDNMAGASPQIARAVADAAAGQVLPYGNDPFTERTRRKLGEIFERDVDVFPVSTGSAANGLSLAALTPPWGSVLSHPDSHINTDECGAPEFFTDGAKLVGVPGGDSKIDPDALRAAVRRRAGDVHSVQPSAVSISQATESGSVYTLEEIRQVSAIAKDAGLRVHMDGARFANALVQLGATPAEMTWKAGVDVLSFGATKNGAMTADAIVSFDPALAGELAFRAKRAGQLASKMRFHTAQIDAYLTDDLWLRNARQANAMATRLGDGLKSIAGAGLLATPQANILFCRLPQQVTEGLLAEGYAFYHDRWEPGIVRFVTAFSHSADDIDQLLDAVRRHTH; translated from the coding sequence ATGAGCACCGCCATCGCCACCACCCCCGCCAGCCGCGCCTTCATCAGCGACAACATGGCCGGAGCGTCCCCGCAGATAGCCCGCGCCGTCGCCGACGCGGCCGCCGGGCAGGTCCTGCCGTACGGCAACGACCCCTTCACCGAAAGGACCCGCCGCAAGCTCGGCGAGATCTTCGAGCGGGACGTCGACGTCTTCCCCGTCTCCACCGGGTCCGCCGCCAACGGCCTGAGTCTGGCCGCCCTCACCCCGCCGTGGGGCAGCGTGCTCTCCCACCCCGACAGCCACATCAACACCGACGAGTGCGGCGCCCCCGAGTTCTTCACCGACGGGGCCAAGCTCGTCGGTGTTCCGGGCGGCGACAGCAAGATCGACCCCGATGCGCTGCGGGCCGCGGTGCGCCGGCGGGCCGGTGACGTGCACAGTGTGCAGCCGTCCGCGGTGAGCATCAGCCAGGCCACCGAGAGCGGCAGCGTCTACACCCTGGAGGAGATCCGCCAGGTGTCCGCCATCGCCAAGGACGCGGGGCTGCGCGTCCACATGGACGGAGCGCGCTTCGCCAACGCACTGGTCCAACTCGGCGCCACCCCGGCCGAGATGACCTGGAAGGCCGGCGTCGACGTCCTGTCCTTCGGCGCCACCAAGAACGGCGCGATGACCGCCGACGCCATCGTCTCCTTCGACCCCGCGCTCGCCGGCGAACTCGCCTTCCGCGCCAAGCGCGCCGGCCAGCTCGCCTCCAAGATGCGCTTTCACACGGCCCAGATCGACGCCTATCTCACCGACGACCTCTGGCTGCGCAACGCCCGCCAGGCCAACGCGATGGCCACCCGCCTCGGCGACGGCCTCAAGTCCATCGCCGGTGCGGGCCTGTTGGCCACCCCGCAGGCCAACATCCTTTTCTGCCGCCTGCCCCAGCAGGTCACCGAAGGCCTCCTCGCCGAGGGCTACGCCTTCTACCACGACAGGTGGGAGCCGGGCATCGTCCGCTTCGTCACCGCCTTCTCCCACAGCGCCGACGACATCGACCAGCTCCTCGACGCAGTCCGCCGCCACACCCACTGA
- a CDS encoding metal-dependent hydrolase, whose amino-acid sequence MVHSIATSRMGGQIGAYLDDTYLEQVDTRVIAVGETDGAPWAAVEHCLFHPQGGGQPADRGWLGDAEVVPVRERESGLIVATAAAGGGLPGLDVGERVRARIDLRARMLHAALHTAGHLVEAVGRTQGWEMAGSIHFPGQARIEFHAPHADARLADPEGREEATAVLRAAVAAAVADDLPVSARYLPDGRRVVRLDALHSAPCGGTHVRSLGDLADVTLPTLKVKKGRIRVSYTATHRSR is encoded by the coding sequence ATGGTTCATTCGATCGCGACTTCTCGGATGGGCGGGCAGATCGGCGCCTACCTCGACGACACCTACCTGGAGCAGGTCGACACGCGGGTCATCGCGGTCGGCGAGACGGACGGGGCGCCCTGGGCGGCCGTAGAGCACTGTCTGTTCCATCCGCAGGGTGGGGGACAGCCCGCCGACCGGGGGTGGTTGGGGGATGCCGAGGTCGTGCCGGTCCGGGAGCGGGAGTCCGGGCTGATTGTGGCCACGGCGGCTGCGGGCGGAGGTCTTCCGGGGCTCGACGTGGGGGAGCGGGTGCGGGCCCGGATCGATCTGCGGGCCCGGATGCTGCATGCCGCGCTGCACACCGCCGGGCATCTCGTCGAGGCGGTCGGGCGGACGCAGGGGTGGGAGATGGCCGGGAGCATTCACTTTCCCGGTCAGGCCCGGATCGAGTTCCATGCGCCGCACGCGGACGCGCGGCTGGCCGACCCGGAGGGGCGGGAGGAAGCGACCGCCGTGCTGCGCGCCGCGGTGGCGGCCGCGGTCGCCGACGATCTGCCGGTCTCCGCGCGGTACCTCCCCGACGGGCGGCGCGTGGTGCGACTCGACGCGCTGCACTCCGCGCCGTGCGGCGGCACGCATGTGCGCAGCCTCGGAGACCTGGCCGACGTGACGCTGCCGACGCTGAAGGTCAAGAAGGGCCGTATCCGCGTGTCCTACACCGCGACCCACCGGAGCCGTTGA
- a CDS encoding inositol monophosphatase family protein translates to MPNEHDLDGALRVAVELAEWASEAIRGGNRGGSGPVRQKAGPADIVTDTDEAVERHVRAVLRREFPDWGIDGEEYGAEEGTSDDAPHWVIDPVDGTTNYAHGLGWCSFSLGLTEPDGSPLLGLVADPWRGEVFTAVRGKGAHLNGAPIHAADHTTLTGHVFLTEWAAHAHWPGLDALLAKLAERHCTARVMGSTALSLVQVAAGRATAAAIGEFHPVDGLPALLIATEAGAVAMPQLPSYGEPLLLVSPDAAAEAGELWRTTVGA, encoded by the coding sequence GTGCCGAACGAACATGACCTGGACGGTGCTCTGCGAGTGGCCGTGGAGTTGGCCGAGTGGGCGTCGGAGGCGATTCGCGGCGGGAACCGAGGAGGCTCGGGTCCGGTCCGGCAGAAGGCGGGCCCGGCCGACATCGTCACGGACACGGACGAGGCGGTGGAACGGCACGTACGGGCGGTGCTACGGCGAGAGTTCCCCGACTGGGGCATCGACGGCGAGGAGTACGGCGCCGAGGAAGGCACGTCGGACGACGCCCCGCACTGGGTGATCGACCCCGTGGACGGAACGACCAACTACGCCCACGGACTGGGCTGGTGCTCCTTCTCCCTGGGCCTGACGGAGCCGGACGGCAGTCCGCTGCTGGGCCTGGTGGCGGACCCGTGGCGGGGCGAGGTCTTCACGGCGGTACGCGGCAAGGGCGCGCACCTGAACGGAGCCCCGATCCACGCGGCGGACCACACCACCCTCACGGGCCATGTGTTCCTGACCGAGTGGGCGGCCCACGCCCACTGGCCCGGCCTGGACGCGCTGCTGGCGAAACTCGCCGAACGGCACTGCACGGCCCGTGTGATGGGCTCGACCGCGCTGTCCCTGGTCCAGGTGGCGGCCGGTCGAGCGACGGCCGCCGCGATCGGCGAGTTCCACCCGGTGGACGGCCTGCCCGCCCTGCTCATCGCGACCGAGGCGGGTGCGGTGGCGATGCCGCAACTCCCTTCGTACGGTGAGCCGTTGCTGCTCGTGTCGCCCGACGCGGCAGCGGAGGCCGGGGAGTTGTGGCGTACGACCGTCGGGGCCTAG
- a CDS encoding winged helix-turn-helix transcriptional regulator has protein sequence MTTKANPTRRIEPGTYEAYMHDCPAVALLSTISNRWVSLAMCTLGSFGDPMRYSHISREIPGVSQKMLTQTLRMLERDGMVSRTVTPTVPVRVDYELTPLGQGLYGVLSQVRDWAAEKSDEVDDARALYDARQTDQR, from the coding sequence ATGACCACCAAGGCGAACCCGACGCGCCGGATAGAGCCCGGCACGTACGAGGCGTACATGCACGACTGCCCCGCCGTGGCCCTGCTCTCGACGATCAGCAACCGGTGGGTCAGCCTGGCGATGTGCACCCTCGGGTCGTTCGGCGATCCGATGCGGTACAGCCACATCAGCCGGGAGATCCCGGGTGTCAGCCAGAAGATGCTCACCCAGACGCTGCGCATGCTCGAACGCGACGGCATGGTCAGCCGAACGGTCACACCCACCGTGCCGGTACGCGTCGACTACGAGTTGACCCCGCTCGGCCAGGGTCTGTACGGCGTGCTGTCCCAGGTGCGCGACTGGGCCGCGGAGAAGTCCGACGAGGTCGACGACGCGCGAGCGCTCTACGACGCCCGGCAGACCGACCAGCGATGA
- a CDS encoding glutamate decarboxylase: MPIPHTDVMPEAEFDTLTVSRGGGLPPAADLLQPVDELPEFASEPDLVCRRVRDELMLDGNARLNLATFVTTWMEPQARELMAETAEKNLADRAEYPQITAMEERCVRMLARLWHAPRPEQVRGCSTTGSSEAAMLGGLALKRRWQERRRAQGKDTARPNIVMGANVQVCWKKFANYFEVEPRYVPMEPGRYHLTADTLTAYCDDNTIGVVTVLGSTFDGSYEPVADVCMALDGYQAATGTDIPVHVDGASGAMVAPFLDPGLMWDFQLERVASINTSGHKYGHVFPGLGWALWRDAEALPDDLVFEVDYLGGSSPSFTLNFSRPGAHVVAQYYSFLRYGFEGLRNLAAQSRATARALAARIQAVAPYELITDGSELPAFAFRLAPGTHGFTVFDVSHAMRARGWHLPAYGFPAPCQEVSVLRLVVRTGFTAELAGMFIADLTEVTRNLHTARPAIAPPLKPLVTA, from the coding sequence ATGCCCATCCCGCATACCGACGTCATGCCCGAAGCCGAGTTCGACACCCTGACCGTTTCGCGCGGCGGCGGTCTCCCGCCGGCCGCCGACCTCCTCCAGCCCGTCGACGAGCTGCCCGAGTTCGCGTCGGAGCCCGACCTGGTCTGCCGCCGCGTACGCGACGAGCTGATGCTCGACGGCAACGCCCGCCTGAACCTCGCCACCTTCGTGACGACCTGGATGGAGCCGCAGGCAAGGGAGTTGATGGCGGAGACCGCCGAGAAGAACCTCGCCGACCGCGCCGAGTACCCGCAGATCACGGCGATGGAGGAGCGCTGCGTGCGGATGCTCGCCCGGCTGTGGCACGCGCCGCGGCCGGAACAGGTCCGCGGCTGCTCGACGACCGGTTCGAGCGAGGCCGCGATGCTCGGCGGACTCGCGCTCAAGCGCCGCTGGCAGGAACGCCGGCGCGCCCAGGGCAAGGACACCGCGCGCCCGAACATCGTGATGGGCGCGAACGTCCAGGTCTGCTGGAAGAAGTTCGCCAACTACTTCGAGGTGGAACCGCGCTACGTCCCGATGGAGCCGGGCCGCTACCACCTCACGGCCGACACGCTCACCGCGTACTGCGACGACAACACCATCGGCGTCGTGACGGTCCTCGGGTCCACGTTCGACGGTTCCTACGAGCCCGTCGCGGACGTCTGCATGGCCCTGGACGGCTACCAGGCCGCCACCGGCACCGACATCCCGGTGCATGTCGACGGCGCGTCCGGCGCGATGGTCGCCCCGTTCCTCGACCCGGGCCTCATGTGGGACTTCCAGCTCGAACGCGTCGCCTCCATCAACACCTCGGGACACAAGTACGGCCATGTCTTCCCCGGCCTGGGCTGGGCCCTGTGGCGCGACGCCGAAGCCCTCCCCGACGACCTGGTGTTCGAGGTCGACTACCTCGGCGGCAGCTCCCCCAGCTTCACCCTCAACTTCTCCCGCCCGGGTGCGCATGTCGTCGCGCAGTACTACAGCTTCCTCCGGTACGGCTTCGAAGGGCTGCGCAATCTGGCGGCGCAGAGCCGCGCCACGGCCCGCGCACTCGCCGCGCGCATCCAGGCCGTCGCCCCTTACGAGTTGATCACGGACGGCTCCGAACTCCCGGCGTTCGCCTTCCGGTTGGCGCCGGGCACACACGGCTTCACGGTGTTCGACGTCTCCCATGCGATGCGCGCCCGCGGCTGGCATCTGCCCGCCTACGGTTTCCCCGCGCCCTGCCAGGAGGTCTCCGTACTGCGTCTGGTGGTGCGTACCGGGTTCACCGCGGAACTCGCGGGCATGTTCATCGCCGACCTGACGGAGGTCACCAGGAACCTGCACACCGCCCGGCCGGCAATCGCCCCGCCGCTCAAGCCTCTCGTCACCGCGTGA
- a CDS encoding helix-turn-helix domain-containing protein, with protein MSSTAAAVGAKIRLRRQQRGMSAAEMARRAGLSKATLSQLEAGNGNPTIDTLDAIAIALRIPIADLLARDADTGPVFRPGTDIEPGEVSRELLRRISSGNSLEIWRLRIPPETELAGVPHATGTIEHLLIATGHVTAGPVDAPEDLGPGDMLAFAGDAPHFYRTGAEEVDITVVFASPIST; from the coding sequence GTGAGCAGCACCGCGGCGGCGGTCGGCGCGAAGATCCGGCTGCGCCGTCAGCAGCGCGGGATGAGCGCCGCGGAGATGGCCCGGCGCGCCGGCCTGAGCAAGGCCACGCTGTCGCAGTTGGAGGCCGGGAACGGCAATCCCACGATCGACACCCTGGACGCGATCGCGATCGCCCTGCGCATCCCGATCGCCGACCTGCTGGCGCGTGACGCCGACACCGGACCGGTCTTCCGGCCCGGCACGGACATCGAACCGGGCGAAGTCTCACGGGAGTTGCTACGCCGGATCAGCAGCGGCAACAGCCTGGAGATCTGGCGGCTGCGCATTCCGCCGGAGACGGAGCTGGCCGGTGTGCCGCACGCCACCGGCACCATCGAGCACCTGCTGATCGCCACCGGGCACGTCACCGCCGGCCCCGTCGACGCCCCGGAGGACCTGGGCCCCGGCGACATGCTCGCCTTCGCCGGGGACGCCCCGCACTTCTACCGGACCGGCGCCGAGGAAGTCGACATCACCGTCGTCTTCGCCTCGCCGATCAGTACCTGA
- a CDS encoding cysteine desulfurase — translation MSTAASNTARYWLDRAGAPPPGPSAFPVDAVRADFPALSRTVRGRPLVWLDSAATAHKPRQVIDAVGDFYAHHNSNVHRGAHTLAREATTLLESARSRIARFIGPGRAEEVVFVRGATEGINLVAQTWGRTRVGAGDEIVLTTLEHHANIVPWQLLCAEKGARLRIVPLHDDGTVDLAAYDALLGPRTRIVALAHVSNVLGTVLPVSAMTDAAHAHGAVVIVDGAQAVPHLRVDVGKLGADFYVLSGHKLFGPTGIGVLYGRSELLEEMPPWQGGGSMITSVSFEHTRYAPPPQKFEAGTGHIAGAIGLGAAVDYLQSIGLDAAHAHERALVAYARHRLAEDVPGLRLLGPPNGVGVTAFTIDGTDPARIAKTLDAAGIAVRAGHHCAQPVLRRYGLTTAVRPSFAFYNTHGEIDRLVRELIQVRRR, via the coding sequence ATGAGCACCGCCGCCTCGAACACCGCCAGGTACTGGCTGGACCGGGCCGGCGCTCCCCCGCCCGGCCCATCGGCCTTCCCCGTGGACGCCGTACGGGCCGACTTCCCCGCCCTCTCGCGCACTGTCCGCGGCCGCCCGCTCGTCTGGCTCGACAGCGCCGCCACCGCCCACAAACCCCGCCAAGTCATCGACGCCGTAGGCGACTTCTACGCCCACCACAACTCGAACGTGCACCGGGGCGCACACACCCTCGCCCGTGAGGCCACCACCCTGCTGGAGAGCGCGCGAAGCCGGATCGCGCGTTTCATCGGGCCCGGGCGGGCCGAGGAGGTCGTCTTCGTACGGGGCGCCACCGAAGGCATCAACCTGGTCGCCCAGACCTGGGGCCGCACTCGCGTGGGCGCCGGCGACGAGATCGTCCTCACCACCCTCGAACACCACGCCAACATCGTCCCCTGGCAGTTGCTGTGCGCCGAGAAGGGCGCCCGGCTGCGGATCGTCCCCCTGCACGACGACGGCACCGTGGACCTCGCCGCCTACGACGCCCTGCTGGGCCCCCGCACCCGGATCGTCGCCCTCGCGCACGTCTCCAACGTCCTCGGCACCGTCCTCCCCGTCAGCGCGATGACCGACGCAGCGCACGCGCACGGCGCGGTCGTGATCGTCGACGGCGCCCAGGCCGTCCCCCATCTACGCGTGGACGTGGGCAAGTTGGGCGCCGACTTCTACGTCCTGTCCGGCCACAAGCTCTTCGGCCCGACCGGGATCGGCGTCCTGTACGGCCGTTCGGAACTTCTGGAGGAGATGCCGCCCTGGCAGGGCGGTGGCTCGATGATCACGTCCGTCAGCTTCGAGCACACCCGATACGCCCCGCCACCACAGAAGTTCGAGGCGGGCACCGGCCACATCGCCGGCGCCATCGGGCTCGGCGCGGCCGTCGACTATCTCCAATCCATCGGCCTGGACGCGGCCCACGCCCACGAAAGGGCACTCGTCGCGTACGCCCGGCACCGCCTCGCCGAGGATGTGCCGGGCCTGCGCCTGCTCGGCCCCCCGAACGGAGTCGGCGTCACAGCCTTCACGATCGACGGCACGGACCCCGCCCGTATCGCCAAGACGCTGGACGCCGCCGGCATCGCGGTCCGGGCCGGCCACCACTGCGCCCAGCCGGTCCTACGGCGTTACGGCCTCACCACCGCCGTCCGCCCCTCCTTCGCCTTCTACAACACCCACGGCGAAATCGACCGACTGGTACGGGAGCTCATCCAGGTCCGACGGCGCTGA
- a CDS encoding SRPBCC domain-containing protein, translating into MRETPVVTAVTRISAPVEAVWRVVVALDQYARWHPVLSFDAKPDEVAVGAEVPGRVSDSDDAAGQEVTMRIVEVEAPHRLVWEGGSRDAILGRHSFTLTQQPDGTTEFTDSEEFFGATAAELVPALDRLRETYARYGAALSARVEETRPRGAFRTDQRERDGFTPE; encoded by the coding sequence GTGAGGGAAACCCCTGTTGTCACCGCGGTGACCAGGATCTCCGCTCCGGTGGAGGCCGTGTGGCGCGTGGTCGTCGCGCTGGATCAGTACGCGCGGTGGCACCCGGTGCTGTCGTTCGACGCGAAGCCCGACGAGGTCGCGGTCGGGGCGGAGGTTCCAGGCCGCGTGTCGGACAGTGACGATGCCGCCGGGCAGGAGGTCACGATGAGGATCGTCGAGGTCGAGGCACCCCACCGGCTGGTCTGGGAAGGCGGATCTCGCGACGCGATCCTCGGCAGGCACTCGTTCACGCTCACCCAACAGCCGGATGGCACCACGGAGTTCACCGACTCCGAGGAGTTCTTCGGCGCCACCGCCGCCGAACTCGTCCCGGCGCTCGACCGGCTCAGGGAGACGTACGCCCGGTACGGCGCCGCCCTGAGTGCGCGTGTGGAGGAGACCCGGCCGCGTGGTGCGTTCCGCACCGATCAGAGAGAACGTGATGGATTCACCCCCGAGTGA
- a CDS encoding zinc-binding dehydrogenase, translating into MRAAVVKKAGGPEVVEVMEVPLPEPGPLEVRVKVAAAALNPADAAVWAGFFALPEGIEYTGLGLDAAGTIDAVGPGVLLKVGTPVIVFDAPVLRPTKAQAEYLVTDLNSIAPAPEGMDLTLAATIPLNAMTASLALDHLPLRPRDTLLVTGAAGAVGGYAVELARTRGVRIVAQGRPEDEEFLRDRGATWFVSRDEDPSEAVREFVPEGVDGVLDAAALGAPALAAVRDGGVFVSVRFDTLPTPERGVAVRHTAAGPEPTRLAFLSALAEVGVLTPRVAQTFPLSEAAAAHTQLAVGGARRGRIVLVP; encoded by the coding sequence ATGCGCGCTGCAGTCGTCAAGAAGGCCGGTGGACCCGAGGTCGTCGAGGTCATGGAGGTCCCGCTCCCGGAGCCGGGCCCCCTGGAGGTCCGCGTCAAGGTCGCGGCCGCCGCGCTCAATCCCGCCGACGCCGCGGTGTGGGCCGGGTTCTTCGCGCTGCCGGAAGGGATCGAGTACACGGGGCTCGGCCTGGACGCCGCCGGGACGATCGACGCGGTCGGCCCGGGCGTCCTCCTCAAGGTCGGTACGCCGGTCATCGTGTTCGACGCCCCCGTGCTGCGCCCCACGAAGGCCCAGGCCGAATACCTGGTGACCGACCTCAACTCCATCGCCCCCGCCCCCGAGGGCATGGACCTGACGCTGGCGGCGACGATCCCTCTCAACGCGATGACCGCCTCACTCGCCCTGGACCACCTGCCACTACGGCCGCGCGACACCCTGCTCGTCACGGGCGCAGCCGGTGCCGTCGGCGGCTATGCCGTCGAGTTGGCACGGACACGGGGCGTGCGGATCGTCGCCCAAGGGCGGCCCGAGGACGAGGAGTTCCTCCGCGACCGGGGTGCCACCTGGTTCGTGTCACGCGACGAGGACCCGAGCGAGGCAGTACGGGAGTTCGTACCGGAGGGCGTGGACGGCGTGCTCGACGCGGCGGCGCTCGGCGCACCCGCGCTCGCGGCCGTCCGCGACGGCGGCGTCTTCGTGAGCGTCCGGTTCGACACACTGCCGACCCCGGAACGGGGCGTGGCCGTACGCCACACCGCCGCCGGCCCCGAGCCCACCCGCCTCGCCTTCCTCTCCGCCCTCGCCGAGGTCGGCGTGCTGACCCCACGCGTGGCACAGACCTTCCCCCTGTCAGAGGCCGCCGCCGCCCACACCCAGCTCGCCGTCGGCGGCGCCAGGCGCGGCCGGATCGTGCTGGTGCCGTGA